The proteins below are encoded in one region of Brachionichthys hirsutus isolate HB-005 chromosome 12, CSIRO-AGI_Bhir_v1, whole genome shotgun sequence:
- the LOC137902675 gene encoding indian hedgehog B protein-like has translation MRFSFPLLTASLCALVLLLAPVSEGCGPGRGYGKRRLPKKLIPLAYKQFSPNVAEKTLGASGRPEGKITRNSERFKELTPNYNTDIIFKDEEDTGADRLMTQRCKDKLNSLAISVMNMWPGVKLRVTEGWDEDGHHSEDSLHYEGRAVDITTSDRDRNKYAMLARLAVEAGFDWVYYESKAHIHCSVKSEHSVAAKTGGCFSGDGQVILKGGATKELRDLRPGDHVLASSTIDGDGPFLYSPVLSFLDHQPNVTKVFYVIGTSAGLNITLTAAHLIFVTDCTDGLVETKLVETDQGPGFRSVWGGGPSRQAGLRTVFATEVRPGQCVVTSQGEVGTQAALSIVTFVEERKRTGLYAPLTQHGSIVVNGVLASCYAAVDNHHLAHWVLAPLRFFYSLMGPSEPQTNGLHWYPSLLQRLGQMLLDAGHFHPWGIEEGHR, from the exons ATGCGATTCTCCTTCCCTCTTCTCACCGCCTCTCTGTGTGCCTtggtcctcctcctcgcacCTGTCTCGGAGGGCTGCGGGCCGGGGAGGGGGTACGGCAAGAGGCGGCTCCCCAAGAAGCTCATCCCGCTTGCGTACAAGCAGTTCAGCCCCAACGTCGCAGAGAAGACCCTGGGAGCCAGCGGGAGACCCGAGGGCAAAATTACGCGCAATTCCGAGCGCTTCAAAGAACTGACGCCGAATTACAACACAGACATCATCTTCAAAGATGAGGAGGATACGGGCGCCGACAGGCTCATGACCCAG cGCTGTAAAGACAAGCTGAACTCCCTGGCCATCTCTGTGATGAACATGTGGCCGGGCGTGAAGCTGAGAGTTACAGAGGGCTGGGACGAGGACGGCCATCATTCGGAGGACTCGCTGCACTACGAGGGACGTGCCGTTGATATCACCACCTCAGACAG GGATAGAAATAAATATGCCATGCTGGCCAGGCTGGCTGTCGAAGCTGGATTTGACTGGGTCTACTATGAGTCCAAAGCCCACATCCACTGTAGCGTCAAGTCAG AACATTCTGTTGCAGCCAAAACCGGCGGTTGCTTCTCCGGTGATGGCCAGGTCATCCTCAAGGGTGGGGCTACTAAAGAGTTGCGCGACCTGCGCCCCGGTGACCACGTCTTGGCTTCGTCAACAATAGACGGCGATGGCCCCTTCCTGTACAGCCCGGTCTTGTCCTTTTTGGATCACCAGCCCAATGTCACAAAGGTTTTCTACGTCATCGGCACCAGCGCTGGACTTAATATTACCCTAACAGCTGCTCACCTGATCTTTGTCACAGACTGCACTGATGGGCTGGTGGAAACGAAGTTGGTTGAAACAGATCAAGGACCAGGTTTCCGCTCAGTGTGGGGGGGCGGGCCCAGCCGGCAAGCAGGACTGAGGACAGTTTTTGCCACTGAGGTCCGACCGGGACAGTGTGTAGTTACATCACAAGGGGAAGTGGGGACACAGGCAGCGCTTTCTATCGTGACCTTtgtggaagagagaaagagaacggGGTTGTATGCCCCCCTGACCCAGCACGGGTCTATCGTTGTGAATGGTGTGCTGGCGTCCTGTTATGCTGCAGTGGACAACCACCATTTGGCCCACTGGGTCCTGGCCCCACTGAGATTCTTCTACAGCCTGATGGGACCTTCAGAACCACAGACTAATGGTCTGCACTGGTACCCTTCGCTTCTACAGAGGCTGGGGCAAATGCTGCTGGACGCTGGACACTTCCACCCCTGGGGTATCGAGGAAGGACATAGATAG